Below is a genomic region from Myxococcus fulvus.
GTTCGCCGTGGGGTCCGGCCGGTAGACGAACCTGCGCGCGCCGGCGCGCACCCGCAGCGCCAGCCGCACGTCCGGGGCGTACTCCGCGAAGGCGCTCGCGCCCAAATCCGAGTACGCGCGGGTGCCGCCCCGCCGGTCCTTCACGTGCCCCTCCGCGCCCAGGCCGAACTCCGTGCCCAGCGCCAGCGAGGCCTCGAGCGCGCCCGCCTGGATGAGCGTGTCCTCGTCGGAGAAGCCCGCGTACTTGCGTGCCCCCAGCTCGTAGCGGCCGACGAGCTGCGTGCGCTCGAACGTCCCCTTCCCCTCGGCCGAGCCCAGCACGCTCAGCGCCGGGTCCACTCCGGGCGAAGGCGTGCCGCCGTCGGTGAAGTCGCGCGGGGCGTTGGTGTCCGCCAGGAGCCTCAGGGTGCCCTTGAGCGCGCCCTCCCACTCGGCCGCGGACGCGGGGCGAGCGGTGGCGAGCACCAGGAACACCAGGAGGGTAGGGCGGACGCGGGACACGACGCGGGGCACCATACCCGGCCTCGTGCCTGCACGCCCCACTCGCGGGAGGACGGGCCCGGCCGGTTGGCTGGCGACGGTGACGACACGGCCCGCGCCCGGTACATTGCTGGAATGCGCCCTGCCTCACTTCTCGCCGCGGCGGTCGGCCTCGGGCTGGCCGCCTGCGCCCAGTCGACGTTCATCACCGAGGTGAGGGGCGAGACGACCGTGCCAGCGAGCCTGCCGGGCGGCAGCACCGAGCTCAACGCCTTCCCCCCCATCAGCAGCTTCGCGGGGATGGACTTCGACCAGAACCAGGACTTCAAGAACCAGGGGCTCTCCAAGAGCGAGGCCACCTCCGTCCACGTCGACTCGCTCTCGCTCCAGATTCTCAGCCCCAACGACGTGGACTTCACCTTCCTGGACAACGTGGAGTTCTTCGTCCGCGCGGGGGACCGCGAGTCGCGCATCGCGTGGAAGAATGACCTGTCCCGCAGCAGCCCGCGCGCGCCCAACCCCACGCTGCGGCTGGACCTGGCGGACGTGGAGCTGCAGCCCTTCGTCGCCGCGCCCACCATGAGCATCATCATCCGCGGCAAGGGCCGGACGCCCGAGCGCGAGGTGCGGCTGCGCGCGGTGGTGAAGCTGGAGGTCGAGTCCGGGCTGCTCTAGCCCGAGGGCCCTACTTCGTCAGCTCCTGCGCGCGGCGCTCCAGCGCGCCCGCCCGTCCATCCAGCTCCCCGGCCAGGGCCTCCAGGCGCTTGGCCTCGGCCTCCATGGCCGTCAGGTCCACTGGCCCTCCGGCGGCCAGGTCCTGGGCGCGCACGCCGTCCACCAGGGGGCGGCGGTCCGTGGCGCGGGCGGACATGGGCTCGGGGCGACCAGGGGTGGGCGTTCCGGGGACGGGGTCCGGCCCGCTCGTGGGGCCACCGGGGTTGCCCGACATGGGCGGCGCGTCGCTATCGCCGCTGGCCTCGCCCTGGAACAGGCCGCCGCCGCGGTCGCTGGGCTCCACCCGCAGGCTCCGGTCCGAGCTCATCCGGAGCCGCAGCCGCCGGTCCTGCTCGTCGAACATCGACTCCTCGCCGAGGAAGTCGCTCATCCGGCGGTCCAGGTCGCGCTCCTCGCGCGCCTCCGTGATTCGCGCGCGCATCAGCTTGAGCCGCTCGCGCACCTTGTCCTCGGCGTCACGCAGGGTGTCCGCCTGCTCCAGCAGGTCCTCCGGGTCGTCGCCGCCCGTCGTCGTCCGGTCCAGCGTGGGCACCTTGGAGGCCGGCAGCGCCAGTCGCACCGCGTCGCGCTCCGTGCGCGTGGTGCGCATCACCTCCAGCAGCGTGGCGCGTTGGGCGCGGTCCGCCGTCTTGTCCCAGGCCGTCATCAGCCGCGCGAGCTCGTCCGACAGCGCCTGGTGCAGCGCCACGTGCGCGCGCTCCGACTCGCCCTCTGCCGTGGACACCGCCTGCGCCAGCTGCGTGAGCGAGCCGCTCAGCTCCTGCGAGCGCCTCAGCGCCGTCTCCAGCTCCGTGCCCGTGGTCAGCCGCCCCTGGGCACGGGCCTTGAGCGTCTCGATGCGCTCGGCCACGCCCTGCAACTCGTCCCGCAGCGTCTGCTGCTGGGTCCTCAGCGCCCGGGCCTCCGTCCTCGCCACCTGCGCCCGCGCGCGCGCCGCCTCCAGGCCGGACGCGGCCCAGGAGGGCACGCCCACCAGCAGGCACAACGCGAGGACGAGGGAGCGGGGGTTCATCAACAGGCCCCCATGAGCAAGGCGGATGCCAGCCCCACGTCGCCCCCGCGTCCCGGACCCGCGCGAAAAGCGCTGGGATTCCAGGCGTCTGGGCGCGCCAGGTGGGACGGGGTGGGGAGGGGGGACCGGTGGAAAGTCATGGGGCACGGGCCAGGGGTCACGGATTTCCGAGGATCACCCCTCCTCGGGCGCGGTGCCCTTGGGGAGGAAGCCATACTTCTCCAGCTTGTAGTACAGCGCCGACGTCTTGATGCCCAGCAGGCGGGCGGTCTCCGTCTTCACCCCGCCGGCCTTCTCGTAGGCGCGGGCGATGAGCTGCCGCTCCAGGTCCTCCAGGATGTCCGGCAGCGGCCTGTCGCCGTGCGGCACCGGCAGCCCCGCGTCCATGCGCGGCGTGCCGCCGGTGAGGTGGCCGGGCAAATCCTGCGAGGTGAGCACCTCCCCTTCCGCGAAGACGAGCGCCTGCTCCACCACGTTCTCCAGCTCGCGCACGTTGCCGGGCCACGCGTGGCGGGCCAGGGCGCGCAGGGCGCCCTCGTCCAGCCCCGTCACCCGGCGGTTGACGCGCACCGCGTGCTTGGCGACGAAGTGGCGCGCCAGCGCGGCGATGTCCTCGGGGCGCTCACGCAGGGGCGGCAGCATCAGCGGGACGATGTGCAGCCGGTAGTACAGGTCCTCGCGGAAGCGGCCCGCCTTCACCTCGGCCTGCAAATCCCGGTGCGTGGCGCTCACCACGCGCACGTCCACCTTGAGCGTCTCCTCGCCGCCCACGCGCTGGATCTCCTTCTCCTGGAGCACGCGGAGCAGCTTGGTCTGCACCGAGTGGGGAATCTCCCCGATTTCGTCGAGGAAGAGGGTGCCGCCGTCGGCCAGCTCGAAGCGGCCCAGCTTGCGCTTCACCGCGCCGGTGAAGGCGCCGCGCTCGTGGCCGAACAGCTCGCTCTCCAGCAGCGTCTCCGCCAGCGCCGCGCAGTGCACCACGACGAAGGGCCCGTCCTTGCGCGGGGACTGCTGGTGCAGCATGCGCGCGATGAGCTCCTTGCCGGTGCCGCTCTCGCCGCGAACGAGCACCGTGGCGTCGCTCATCGCCGCCTTGCGCGCCTGGGAGAGCAGCTTCTGCATGGGCTCGCTGTCGCCCACCAGGCTGCCGTGCGTGAGGGCCGCGTCCGCGTCGTGCGCGGCGGTGCGCCCCTCCAGCTTCTCCACGCGCCGGCGGGTGCTCGCCAGCTCCAGCCCCTTGTCCACCTTGGCGCGCAGCACGTCGGGCGTGAAGGGCTTGGTGATGAAGTCGTAGGCGCCCTCCTGCATGGCCCGCACGGCCGTCTCAATCGTGCCGAAGGCCGTCACCACCATGACGACGGCGGAGGGGTCCAGCGCCTTGAGGGCCTGGGTGACGGCGATGCCGTCCATGCCGTCCATCTTCAAATCCGTGACGACCAGGTCGAACGGGGCCTTGCGGTACGCGGCCAGCCCGTCCGCGCCGCCGCGCACCGCGGACACCGCGTGCCCGGAGCGCGTGAGCGAGACAGTCATGCCCTCGCGGAGGGTGTCGTGGTCGTCGATGACGAGAATGCGCGCCATGCGGGTGCTTGCCCTCGAGTCCTCATGCCAGCGGGGCCGGCCGCCCCGGGTGCGTCCGCATGAGAGCACACCCGGGCCGAACCCTACACCGCCCCGGGCAGGCCGGCCGCTTCCAGAAGGCGCTGGCGTGTGAGGGCCCGCCGGGGATACGTGGTCGCGCATGGAATCCCAGAACGCCCACGCCCTGCGGGAGCTCCTGTCGCGCCACGTCCCCGGGGACGACAAGGAGCGCCAGGACCTGGAGCGGATGCGCCACCACGCGGCCACGCTCGCCTCGCCCTTCTCCCGCGCCCAGGCCACGGCCCACTTCACCGGCAGCGCCGTGGTGGTGGACCCCCGGGGCGAGCGCGTGGTGATGGTGCTGCACGGCAAGCTCCACCGGTGGCTGCAGCCGGGCGGACACGCGGACCCGACGGACGGCGGAGACATGGAGGCCACCGCGCTGCGCGAGGCGCGCGAGGAGACCGGGTGTCGCGTGGTGCTCCACCCCACCGCGCCCCGCCCGCTGGACGTGGACGTCCACACCATCCCCGCGCGCCGCGACGAGCCCGAGCACCACCACCTGGACGTGCGCTACCTCGTCGTGGCCGAGGACCCGGAGTCGCTCGCGCACGACCCCAACGAGTCCACCGGCGCGCAGTGGCTCACCTGGGACGAGGCGCTCGCCCGCGCGGACGAGGCGCCGCTGCGTCGCATGCTGGAGAAGGCGCGCCACCAGGTGGCCCGCACGAAGTGAGCGCGGGCGGAGGTCCCCGTCGGTCGGCGAGACAGGTCCGCTGTGGGGCGCGCGACGGCTCCAGATGCCCCCGGCTGAAATCTGAAACAAGGCGGTGAGAAAAGCGTCGGGCGACGACAGTCGCGTGGCCCCGTGGAGGTGCTGTCACCACTATGGGGCCGCCCTGGCGGGTGAGGGGGGCCATGTCGGTCTGGAACCCGCCGGGTGCAGGAGCCTCGTGCCGCCATGTCGTCTTCCGAGCAGGAAGTGCGCAGCCTCACGTCTCGTGTGCCCGTGCGTCGCTATGGGCCTCCGCCGCTGAGCCCGTCGGCGCATCCCCGCTGGCTGGAGTCCATGCTGGAGTCGACCCGCCGTGACTGGGACGCGGCGTGCTGGCCGCCGCTGTTCCGCGACACCGCCGAGGGACGGCGCCCGCCGCTGGTGTACTGGCGCCGCGTGCTGTCGCAGTTCTTCCTCATCGTCGAGTCCTTCCCCAAGTACATGGCCCTGTCGCTGGCCAAGACGACGTACGGCCGCGCCGAGGGGGACGCGAGCATCCGCCGCTGGCTCCTGCAGAACCTGGCCGTGGAGGCGCGGCACGCGGAGTGGTTCATCGACTGGGTGCGCGCGCTGGGCCTGGAGCCGGAGGCGCTCTTCCACGTGCGGCCGCTGCCGGAGCTCCAGGCGCTGCACGCGCACCTGCGCGACACCTGCGCCCGGGGCACGCTGGCGGAGGGCATCGCCGCGTCCAACTGGGCCATCGAGGGAATCACCGGCGTGTGGACGCGCGACGTGGTGGAGCCCTTCCGCGCCTATGCCGCGGACGGCGCGCGCATCGACGCCAGCGCGATGATGTGGCTCAAGGCGCACGCCCGCTATGACGACCTGCACCCGGTGGAGGCGCTCGAAATCCTCAAGCTCTGCACGGACCCCACCGGGGACGAGCCCGCCCGGGTGCTCGACGCCACGCGCAAGTCCCTGCGCCTGTATACCTCCGCCATCCGCGCCTGCTGTGTGGATTGAGGCCCCAGTCGCCGCGTCTGTCTTCTTGCTCAACCTTTCCGGGGGAGGTTGATTTCCCGATTGTGTATGCCTTTCGACGAGCGCCCGGCTGACGGGAGTGCAATGTCTGGAACCGGGCGTGCGCCGCTCGCTTTCGTCCCGATGACGTGCGGAGAATGGGGCCGTTCGCCATCCCTCCATTCCTGGACTCACCGCGTCCCAAGGCCGGAGGCGCGGGAAGGCAAGCCCGCATGAGCATCGAAGATTCGTTGATTCGCGAGTATCGCTGGCGCGCGCTCAGGGTGTTCATGTCCTGGGTGGTCCCCGCGGCGCCCATCGCGGCGTACCTCAACGGCATGTCCATGGGCGTCGCCGGGTGGGAGGGCGTGAGGGCGGTGGCGTGGGTGCTGCCGCCCATCCTGGTGGGGCTGGGGATGCTCTACCCCGCGCTGCTGATGCGGTGGATGGTGGGCAACGCGCTGCGCGCGCGCGCGGGCGACACGCCGGGCGAGCGGCTGGAGCGCATCCTGCGGCTGCCGTGGCGCGTGGCGGTGGGGACGTCGTGGGTGGGGTGGACGCTGGGGGGCTTCTGGTTCAGCCTCCACGTGTGCCTGACGTGGAACAAGGATTTGTCGCAGGTGGTGCTGGGGACCATCATCGGCGTGTGCTGTGGCGTGCTGCTGGGCTTTCCCATCAGCGTCTCGCTGGAGCGGATGTTGTTGCCGCTGGCGCTGGAGGAGCAGCGCAAGCACGCGACGGTGGCGCTCGCGGGCGGCGGCTTCTCATGGCCCCGGCAGGCGTGGTTCCTGCCCTTCACCTTCGGCGGCTCCATCATCTCCGCGCTGGTGCTCAGCGGCTGCGTGGTGGTGGTGAAGCTGGAGGCCATCCGGGACACGCTGGCGCTGGAGCTGGAGTCGGAGGGCGCGCGGCGCTCAGCGCGGATGTTGATGGAGCTGGGCGGGGTGCTGGCGGGGGAGCTGGCGTTCAGCCTGGCGTGGGTGGGAGGACTCCTGCTCCTGCCGGGCATCACCATGTGGATGCTGGCGCGCAGGCAGGCGCGGGCGGCGGGGGCGGTGGGGCAGGCGATTGAATCCGTGGCGGCGGGGCGCGTGGTGGCGCCCGCGTGGGTGTCCACGGACGAGATGGGGGATTTGGCCGAAGGCATGAACGCGGTGTTGGCCAGGCTGCGTCAGCTGCCCCTGACGCTGCAGGCCTCGGCGGCGCGGCTGGGGGAGGCGGGCGGGCACCTGCGCGCGGCGAACGACGCGCAGCAGCAGAGCCTGTCGAAGCAGTCGGCCGCGCTGCACCAGGCGCAGGTGACGTCGGAGGAGATACGGCGCACCTCGAGCATGGCGGCGGACCGGGCGGAGGCGGTGCTCCAGGTGGCCCGGCGCGCGGAGGCGCTGGGGCTGCAGGGCGAGGCGGCGGTGGAGAAGAGCGTGGCGGGGCTGGCGGACATCCGCGGCGCGGTGGACGGCATCCAGCAGCGGCTGGACAAGCTGGCCCGGAGCGCCTCGCTGATTGGCGACATCACGGAGACGGTGAAGGATTTGGCCGCCCAGTCGCACCTGCTCGCGGTGAACGCGGCCATCGAGGCGGCGCGCTCGGGGGAGCAGGGCAAGGGCTTCGCCGTGGTGGCCCGCGAGGTGCGGGCGCTGGCGGACCAGTCGCTGCAGTCCACGCAGCGCATCCGCGACGTGCTCCAGGACGTCAGCGTGGGCATCCAGGACGCGGCCCGCATGGGCGAGCAGGGCGTGCGCACCATCGGCACGGGGCTGGACCAGATGCGGGCGTCGGGGGACTCGCTGCGGGCCTTGTCGCTGATGTCGCAGGAGAACTCGGCCGCGGCCCGTCAGATTGCCGCCGCCGTGACGCAGCAGAACGCGGGCATCTCGCAGATCTCCATCGCCATCTCGGACCTGTCGCAAATCATGGATGCGACGATGAAGCGGCTGGAGTCCACGCAGGAGGCCACGAGCACGCTCGCGCAGGTGTCCGGCGAGGTGGGGCGGATGGCGCGTCAGTTCAACGAGGCGGGCTGACGGCGCCCAGGGGCAGCGTGAGGGTGAAGGTGGTGTCGCCCGGCGTGGACGTCAGGTGCAGCTCGCCCCCGTGCGCGCGGGCAATCTTGCGCGCCAGGGGCAGGCCCAGGCCGGTGCCCTTCTCCCGGGTGGTGAAGAAGGGCTCGAAGATGCGCTCCTTCTGGAGGTCGGGCACGCCCGCGCCGGCGTCGTGGACCTGGATGGCGTAGCGCCCGTCGCGCACGGCGCCGTGGATGCGCACGTGGCCTCCGGACGGCGAGGCCTGCACGGCGTTCTTCACCAGGTTCAAGAGGGCGGCGGTGAGCAGGCTGCCGTCGGCCTCCAGCAGGGCGGGGGAGGCCTCCACGTCCAGCACCACGTTCCGGGACTGGGCCTCCGCGGAGGACAGCTCGCTGACGATGGACAGCAGCGCGGGGGCCTCCACGGGCGCGCGGGCCAGGGGCTGCTCGCGGGCGAAGGCGAGGAAGTCCTCGACGATGCGCTGCAGGAAGGCCACCTCGCGTTGGATGCGCTCGACGTGCGCGCGCGCGTCCTCGTGGGCGCCGGCGCGGAGGTCCTCCTGGAGCAGGCCGGAGAACAGGGCGATGCCGCCCAGGGGATTGCGCACCTCGTGGGCGACGCCCGCGAGCATCATCTTGAGCTGTCTGTCCCGGCCCTCCAGCGCGCCGCGCATCTCCTCCAGCTCGCGCGCGAGCACGCCGATTTCGCGCGTGGGCTCGGGGGGCACGGGCGTGGTGAGGTCGCCCCGGCCGATGCGCAGGGCGGAGTCCATCAGCCGGCGCAAGGGGCGCGCGAGGCCCCGCGCGGTGAGCAGCGCGATGACGGCGAGCGCGGCCAGGGCGAGCGCGCCCATGATGGCGAAGGTGCGCGACAGCCGCTGCAGGGGGCCGAAGAAGGCCGCGCTGCCCTCCACGCCCACCGCGCCCACCACCTGGCCCGCCAGGGTGATGGGGGCATAGCCCGTCTTGTACAGGCGCCCGTCGGAGCCGGTGAAGAGCACCTGGCTGGCGGCGTGCTGGCCGGCGAAGACGCGCGCCAGCTCCAGCCTGTCACGCGCGAGCTCCGGCACCTCCGCGCCCACGGGCAGGCCGCCGCCCACGTCCGCGCGCACGCGGCCCTGGACGTCGACGGCGAAGACGCGGCGCACGTTGCTGGCCTCTCGCACGCCCTCGAGCAGGCGTACCACGTTGCGCCAGGTGCGGGTGCCGCCCACGTCGTCGCCCGGCTCGATGGTGAGCATGCGCTCGCCGTTGAGCTGGCTGGCGGTGGCGGCGGCGATGTTGGAGAGGCTGGTGCCCAGCTCCTCCTCGAGGATGGCGCGCGCCAGCTGGTACACCGCCGTGCCCGTCACCGCGAGGATGAGCAGGGTGGGGACGAGGAACGCCGCGAGCAGCCGCGTCGACAACAGGTGCGGGACGTCCCGCCAGCGGAAGGTGTCTCGGCGCTCCGGGCTCATGCGTGGGCCGGACTCTAGCCGAGCCCTGCTTCGAGGGTCCTTGCTCCTCTGCTAGAAGTCGGGGCACCGCATGTCCTCTCCTCTTCCGACCCGCGCGCGCGAGGGCCTCTTCATCCTGGGGGCCTCTGTCCTCGGGACGCTGCTGTTCTTCCATCGGCTGCTCGCCTCGGGGGGCGTGTTCTGCGAGCGGGACATGCTGCGCGTGTACGCCCCGACGCGGGAGTACTGGGCGACGTGCGTGAGCCAGGGCGCGTGGCCGAGCTGGTACCCCTTCAACGCGCTGGGCCAGCCCTTCGCGGGCGCCACCGTCACGGGCGCGTTCCACCCGGCCAACGTGCTGATGCTGCTGTTCGACGGTCCGGTGGCCCTCACGGTGATGGTGCTCGCGTGCTATCCGCTGGCGGCCACGGGCACGTACCTGTTCCTGCGGGCGCGGCGAGCGGGCATCGAGGCCTCCGTGCTGGGCGCGCTCGCCTTCACGCTGAGCGGCTATCTGGTCAGCCTCACCAGCAACCTGCTGTACCTCCAGGCCGCGGCCATGCTGCCGTGGCTCCTGCTGTTCTCGGACGCGGTGCTGACGCGGGCCTCGCGGGCGGCGGCGGGCGCGCTGGGCGTGACGTTGGCGCTGGTGCTGCTCGCCGGAGACCCGCAGGGCTTCACGGTGGGCGGCGCCACGGTGGCGCTGGTGGTGCTCCTGGGCCCGCTCGGGGAGGGCGTGTCCCGACGCCGCGCGGTGTTGGTGGCGGCAGCGGGGCTGCTGCTCGCGGTGGTGGTGTCCACGGCGCAGCTGTGGGCCTCCGCGTCGGTGTTGCCAGAGACCTTCGCGCAGCGGCGAACCGCGGAGGCCGCGCAGCTGTGGTCCGTGCATCCGCTGCGCGTGCTGGACCTGGTGGTGGGAAATGTCCTCGCGCTGGAGCCGCCGCTCCGGGGCGCGGTGGCCCAGGGATTGTTGGGCCTGGGGACGACGGACTTCTGGGCGCGCTCGCTCTACGTGGGGGTGCCGGTGTTGTTCCTGGCGGGCGTGGCGGCGTGGGCGCGGCGTCGGGAGCGCTGGGTGCAGTTGGCGCTCGGGTTCGTCGGAGTGGCGGGCCTGCTGATGCTCGGCCGGCACACGCCGCTCTATGGGTGGGTCTACGAGCTGCTGCCGCCCTGGAGGGCCTTCCGCTACCCGGAGAAGCTCACCGTCCACGTCGCGTTCTGGCTGGCGGTGCTGGCCGCGTGGGGCGCGGACGCGCTGCTGGAGCGCACGCGGGACGAGCGTCGACGCACGGCGTGGGGGCTGCTGGGCACGGGCGTGGGCGTGTTGCTCCTGGCCATGACGGGGATGGGGCTGGGGCTGGTGGAGTCCTTGCGCGGGCTCTACTCGGGGCCCGCGGAGGTGTGGCGGGAGGTGGCGCGACAGCTGGGGGAGCGGCTCACGGTGGAGGCGGCGTGCGTGGCCGTCAGCTGCATCGCCATGGGCGGCGTGGCCCTGTTGCGCATCCCCTCGCGGCGGGTGGGCGTGGCATGGGTGGCGCTGCTGTCCGTCGACCTCGGGCGCGCCACGGAGCCCGCGTATGTCTCCTGTGAGCGGGGCCTGCTCGAGGCGCCGCCGCCGTTCGTCGAGACGCTCCAACAGCGCGTGGGAGCGCCGTTGCAGGGACGGGCACGGGTCTTCACGGCCTCCGGCATCTCGCTGCCGGAGACGATGGAGGGGCTCACTCCGGACGAGACGCAGGTGGCGGGCGCGCGCGTGGTGCTGGCGGCGGACTCGGCCGCGTCCTGGGGCGTGGAGAGCGCGAACTGGTATCTGCCCGCGCTGTCCGCCCGCGTGGCGGACCTGCTCAAGGACCCGCAGGCGTGGTGGAACCGCTTCGGGCCGCTCGCGGGCGTCGGATACTTCGTCGCCGACGAGCAACAGGTGAAGGCCCGGGGGCTTCAGAGCACCGTGGTCGCCACGAGCGAGCCGTTCCGCGTGGCGCTGCTCGCGCACCCGCGCCCCTCGTCGCGGGTGTACCTCGCCGCGCCTCGCTGCGTGGCGAGCGCCGAGGAGGGACTGGCGCTGCTTTCCTCTCCGGGCTTCGTTCCCGGACAGCAGGCCGTGGTGGAGTGCCTCGCGCCGTTGCCCACGCCGCCCGCGGGTGAGCCACTGGGGCAGGCCACGCTCGAGCGGTACGGCGTGGACGAGGTGGAGGTGACGGTGGTGGCGAAGCACCCGGCGGTCCTGGTGCTGTCGGATGCGTACTTCTCCGGCTGGAGCGCCACCGTGGACGACGTGCCGACGGAGGTCCTCGTCGCCAATCACGCCCTGCGGGCGGTGGCCGTCCCGCCGGGTGCCCACCGCGTGGTGTGGCGCTACTCGCCTCCGGGCGAGGGCGCCTCGATGGCGGTGAGCGGCCTGGGGCTCCTCGTGTGCCTGCTGCTCATGGTTCCCTGGCCGCGCCGCGCCCGGCGAGAGGATGCGACGAGCACCGCGGCGCCTGCGTAGACCGTCGGTGCCCTCCTCCCCGCGGCGAGCACCCGGGAGTCCCGCGCTCCCGGGCGCTCAGGCGCCCCTCACTGACACGAGAACGTGTACGAGCCGGGCGTGCTCCAGGTGCCGTCCGCGTTGATGTTGCGCACGGTGTAGCCGCTGAACGGATAGGAGCCAGCCCAGCAGTCGCTGGCGCGCACGTCGTTGCGCACGGCGGCGGACAGGTCCCAG
It encodes:
- a CDS encoding TetR family transcriptional regulator; this translates as MNPRSLVLALCLLVGVPSWAASGLEAARARAQVARTEARALRTQQQTLRDELQGVAERIETLKARAQGRLTTGTELETALRRSQELSGSLTQLAQAVSTAEGESERAHVALHQALSDELARLMTAWDKTADRAQRATLLEVMRTTRTERDAVRLALPASKVPTLDRTTTGGDDPEDLLEQADTLRDAEDKVRERLKLMRARITEAREERDLDRRMSDFLGEESMFDEQDRRLRLRMSSDRSLRVEPSDRGGGLFQGEASGDSDAPPMSGNPGGPTSGPDPVPGTPTPGRPEPMSARATDRRPLVDGVRAQDLAAGGPVDLTAMEAEAKRLEALAGELDGRAGALERRAQELTK
- a CDS encoding methyl-accepting chemotaxis protein, which encodes MSIEDSLIREYRWRALRVFMSWVVPAAPIAAYLNGMSMGVAGWEGVRAVAWVLPPILVGLGMLYPALLMRWMVGNALRARAGDTPGERLERILRLPWRVAVGTSWVGWTLGGFWFSLHVCLTWNKDLSQVVLGTIIGVCCGVLLGFPISVSLERMLLPLALEEQRKHATVALAGGGFSWPRQAWFLPFTFGGSIISALVLSGCVVVVKLEAIRDTLALELESEGARRSARMLMELGGVLAGELAFSLAWVGGLLLLPGITMWMLARRQARAAGAVGQAIESVAAGRVVAPAWVSTDEMGDLAEGMNAVLARLRQLPLTLQASAARLGEAGGHLRAANDAQQQSLSKQSAALHQAQVTSEEIRRTSSMAADRAEAVLQVARRAEALGLQGEAAVEKSVAGLADIRGAVDGIQQRLDKLARSASLIGDITETVKDLAAQSHLLAVNAAIEAARSGEQGKGFAVVAREVRALADQSLQSTQRIRDVLQDVSVGIQDAARMGEQGVRTIGTGLDQMRASGDSLRALSLMSQENSAAARQIAAAVTQQNAGISQISIAISDLSQIMDATMKRLESTQEATSTLAQVSGEVGRMARQFNEAG
- a CDS encoding TenA family transcriptional regulator; this translates as MSSSEQEVRSLTSRVPVRRYGPPPLSPSAHPRWLESMLESTRRDWDAACWPPLFRDTAEGRRPPLVYWRRVLSQFFLIVESFPKYMALSLAKTTYGRAEGDASIRRWLLQNLAVEARHAEWFIDWVRALGLEPEALFHVRPLPELQALHAHLRDTCARGTLAEGIAASNWAIEGITGVWTRDVVEPFRAYAADGARIDASAMMWLKAHARYDDLHPVEALEILKLCTDPTGDEPARVLDATRKSLRLYTSAIRACCVD
- a CDS encoding NUDIX hydrolase; this encodes MESQNAHALRELLSRHVPGDDKERQDLERMRHHAATLASPFSRAQATAHFTGSAVVVDPRGERVVMVLHGKLHRWLQPGGHADPTDGGDMEATALREAREETGCRVVLHPTAPRPLDVDVHTIPARRDEPEHHHLDVRYLVVAEDPESLAHDPNESTGAQWLTWDEALARADEAPLRRMLEKARHQVARTK
- a CDS encoding YfhO family protein; translation: MSSPLPTRAREGLFILGASVLGTLLFFHRLLASGGVFCERDMLRVYAPTREYWATCVSQGAWPSWYPFNALGQPFAGATVTGAFHPANVLMLLFDGPVALTVMVLACYPLAATGTYLFLRARRAGIEASVLGALAFTLSGYLVSLTSNLLYLQAAAMLPWLLLFSDAVLTRASRAAAGALGVTLALVLLAGDPQGFTVGGATVALVVLLGPLGEGVSRRRAVLVAAAGLLLAVVVSTAQLWASASVLPETFAQRRTAEAAQLWSVHPLRVLDLVVGNVLALEPPLRGAVAQGLLGLGTTDFWARSLYVGVPVLFLAGVAAWARRRERWVQLALGFVGVAGLLMLGRHTPLYGWVYELLPPWRAFRYPEKLTVHVAFWLAVLAAWGADALLERTRDERRRTAWGLLGTGVGVLLLAMTGMGLGLVESLRGLYSGPAEVWREVARQLGERLTVEAACVAVSCIAMGGVALLRIPSRRVGVAWVALLSVDLGRATEPAYVSCERGLLEAPPPFVETLQQRVGAPLQGRARVFTASGISLPETMEGLTPDETQVAGARVVLAADSAASWGVESANWYLPALSARVADLLKDPQAWWNRFGPLAGVGYFVADEQQVKARGLQSTVVATSEPFRVALLAHPRPSSRVYLAAPRCVASAEEGLALLSSPGFVPGQQAVVECLAPLPTPPAGEPLGQATLERYGVDEVEVTVVAKHPAVLVLSDAYFSGWSATVDDVPTEVLVANHALRAVAVPPGAHRVVWRYSPPGEGASMAVSGLGLLVCLLLMVPWPRRARREDATSTAAPA
- a CDS encoding sigma-54-dependent transcriptional regulator translates to MARILVIDDHDTLREGMTVSLTRSGHAVSAVRGGADGLAAYRKAPFDLVVTDLKMDGMDGIAVTQALKALDPSAVVMVVTAFGTIETAVRAMQEGAYDFITKPFTPDVLRAKVDKGLELASTRRRVEKLEGRTAAHDADAALTHGSLVGDSEPMQKLLSQARKAAMSDATVLVRGESGTGKELIARMLHQQSPRKDGPFVVVHCAALAETLLESELFGHERGAFTGAVKRKLGRFELADGGTLFLDEIGEIPHSVQTKLLRVLQEKEIQRVGGEETLKVDVRVVSATHRDLQAEVKAGRFREDLYYRLHIVPLMLPPLRERPEDIAALARHFVAKHAVRVNRRVTGLDEGALRALARHAWPGNVRELENVVEQALVFAEGEVLTSQDLPGHLTGGTPRMDAGLPVPHGDRPLPDILEDLERQLIARAYEKAGGVKTETARLLGIKTSALYYKLEKYGFLPKGTAPEEG
- a CDS encoding sensor histidine kinase; its protein translation is MSPERRDTFRWRDVPHLLSTRLLAAFLVPTLLILAVTGTAVYQLARAILEEELGTSLSNIAAATASQLNGERMLTIEPGDDVGGTRTWRNVVRLLEGVREASNVRRVFAVDVQGRVRADVGGGLPVGAEVPELARDRLELARVFAGQHAASQVLFTGSDGRLYKTGYAPITLAGQVVGAVGVEGSAAFFGPLQRLSRTFAIMGALALAALAVIALLTARGLARPLRRLMDSALRIGRGDLTTPVPPEPTREIGVLARELEEMRGALEGRDRQLKMMLAGVAHEVRNPLGGIALFSGLLQEDLRAGAHEDARAHVERIQREVAFLQRIVEDFLAFAREQPLARAPVEAPALLSIVSELSSAEAQSRNVVLDVEASPALLEADGSLLTAALLNLVKNAVQASPSGGHVRIHGAVRDGRYAIQVHDAGAGVPDLQKERIFEPFFTTREKGTGLGLPLARKIARAHGGELHLTSTPGDTTFTLTLPLGAVSPPR